In the genome of Planctomyces sp. SH-PL62, the window CGACGTTGGCCCCGCCGGGGTGCCGGCTGCCGATGTTGAAGGCGATGTAGTCCCGCGCCGTGGTGTCGCTCAGCCGCATGACCTTGAGCGCCCCGTTGACTGGGTAGTAGCCGCCGATCAGCGAGTCGGTCCAGAAGCCCGAGTTCCAGCCGTGGTACTGGGCGCGGCCGGCGGAGTCGAACAGGCCGTGGTTGTGCTCGGCGAAGAGGATCGTGTTGCTCGCGCCGTCGGTGATCTCCGCCAGCCGGGTCGAGCTGTGGGCGTAGATCGAGCCGTTGGTGTTCTGGCGCCGCGCCTCGAAGGTCGGGTTGTCGACGTGGAGCATCAGGCTCCACGCCCCCACCATTCCGGAATAGCTGGTCTTGGCCTGCTTCCAGTCCCCGGTCGGCAGGCTCGCGTACTGGCCGGCGTTCACGGGAGTCAGGTCGTAGCTCGACGCGTCGCTCGGGCATTGCAGGGCCGACAAGCTGATCCCCGCCAGCGTCACGTTCTCCGCAGTGAAGGCCCCGGGGGCGAAGTTCACCATGTTGAACACGTTCGCCTGCTCGAAGAACGGCAGCATGTGGACGAACGGGCTGAAATTCCACATCGAGCCCGGCAGCGCCGCCCGCCTCGTGAATCCGCCCGGCGTGAGCGTCTGGTGGGTCGACTCGTAATTCAAGGCCCCCAGCGAGAGCTGCTTCAGGTTGTTCGTGCACTGGGCGCGTCGGGCCGCCTCGCGGGCCGCCTGCACGGCCGGCAAGAGCAGCGCGATGAGGACCGCGATGATCGCGATCACGACCAGA includes:
- a CDS encoding DUF1559 domain-containing protein — its product is MSSLRTPARAAFTLIELLVVIAIIAVLIALLLPAVQAAREAARRAQCTNNLKQLSLGALNYESTHQTLTPGGFTRRAALPGSMWNFSPFVHMLPFFEQANVFNMVNFAPGAFTAENVTLAGISLSALQCPSDASSYDLTPVNAGQYASLPTGDWKQAKTSYSGMVGAWSLMLHVDNPTFEARRQNTNGSIYAHSSTRLAEITDGASNTILFAEHNHGLFDSAGRAQYHGWNSGFWTDSLIGGYYPVNGALKVMRLSDTTARDYIAFNIGSRHPGGANVGLADGSVRFLKDSVDCWPIDPATKTANGLIFNGDGRGVMTMTPGMKVGILQALCTRNFGEVVSADSY